A portion of the Diprion similis isolate iyDipSimi1 chromosome 4, iyDipSimi1.1, whole genome shotgun sequence genome contains these proteins:
- the LOC124405117 gene encoding symplekin, with amino-acid sequence MDPRLHRRQEPEKKGSSDLVVEWLNDASMSTSESVKLTNLAKVNEFLIHKEPKLLDLYLDETLQFSLDRSSEVRKLIAGFLEEAGCKQPDLIPRLVQTLARLVGDDASAVIKRALRAAGRILRATLKWISSVAIITTDMELAWTQLSNLKVEIINMIDSDNDGIRTQAVKFLEGVVLLQTYPDPDAPKKPDDFSLEDIPLTLKIARRRKLEEEANHVMDLLIKFHGSPHVSSVNLMTCMGSLALIAKTRPQFMRQVIQALQLLQHDLPPTLSDSQVTSVQKQLKLTLLGLLKHPASIEFAATMARQLNQLGAREQEIMKAYPKVEDIRKMKKRQQETAAASAAKRAKLEAAIAIEEPEQQPMEIEPVKPPELIELSENFIGDRLSVEIATELVMDSMAWVPDIMTTVFQREYQPTSTTDINVQRQTIARLLAAQIKQAKAKRVKRETKEEDAVMEDLIKNPTITVAEAKRERKREKDREKEKEAKASLEAHEKSLKMAKNRLKTLKLSEITKPLQREAKEKMLLMAVGRILGAERIAVLGGVAPVRSKILTTLAATFNPYIREAVLRYITEDMRSRLDLALGWLYEEYALLQGFQRRTTLTSKPQEAPHQAYNFLLCTLVSAIDLVPGKDRDVLLSRLYLEAPLITEDAVEALKLVSSDETRGLAPLELLKEMVIRRPTKQLVFLNVLLCHTGHENNTIREAAIEFVVQLYGRPELGKLIEEYAVLYLGFLRLPNPPEIVFGQDRGRPQIDDQWSESTTRACLGLYLALLSEHQDLIHELARVYTSMGADVKRIILRLVEGPVRLLGMSSPQLLSLVENCPKGAETLVTRVIHILTEKSAPSAELVAKVRELYQTRVSDVRFLIPVLNGLTKKEVIAALPKLIKLNPIVVKEVFNRLLGTHNNDSGIPHMSPITPAELLIALHTIDTSKAELKTVIKATSLCFAEKQVYTQETVAVVMQHLMEMTPLPTLLMRTVIQSLALYPRLSGFVMNILQRLILKQVWKQHKVWEGFVKCCERTQPQSFSVILQLPPAQLAEALKMSPGLKAPLLAHVESFAENQKAHIPQSIMDVIQGKMLPVVADEFDIAPPGEYPLELKSEPMDTDPSEPAPPGLD; translated from the exons ATGGACCCACGCTTACACAGAAGGCAAGAGCCGGAAAAAAAGGGCTCGAGCGACTTG GTCGTAGAATGGCTTAATGATGCTTCTATGAGCACAAGCGAATCggtaaaattaacaaatttggCTAAAGTCAACGAGTTCTTGATACATAAGGAACCCAAATTGCTGGATTTATACTTGGACGAAACGTTGCAATTCTCTCTAGATAGGAGTAGCGAAGTTAGAAAACTTATCGCAGGATTTTTGGAAGAAGCTGG GTGCAAACAGCCTGACTTGATTCCTCGACTAGTCCAAACACTCGCAAGATTAGTTGGAGATGATGCATCAGCTGTAATCAAGCGGGCACTTAGAGCAGCGGGAAGAATTCTCAGGGCGACATTGAAATGGATATCAAGTGTTGCGATTATCACAACAGACATGGAGCTCGCTTGGACTCAACTGAGCAATCTCAAGGTTGAGATAATAAATATGATCGACAGTGACAATGACGG AATCAGAACCCAGGCAGTAAAGTTCCTGGAAGGAGTTGTTTTACTGCAAACATATCCAGATCCTGATGCCCCGAAAAAGCCTGACGATTTCTCCTTGGAAGATATTCCATTAACACTAAAAATAGCTCGGAGAAGAAAACTGGAGGAAGAGGCAAACCATGTTATGGATTTGTTGATCAAATTCCACGGTTCTCCGCATGTTAGCAGCGTCAATTTGATGACTTGTATGGGGTCCTTAGCATTGATTGCTAAAACTAGGCCTCAGTTTATGCGTCAAGTAATTCAAG CCTTACAACTCCTACAGCATGATCTGCCACCAACACTGTCCGATTCACAAGTAACGAGTGTCCAGAAACAACTTAAGCTCACGCTGTTGGGATTACTAAAACACCCTGCAAGCATAGAGTTCGCTGCAACAATGGCAAGACAATTGAACCAGCTCGGGGCAAGAGAGCAAGAAATTATGAAGGCCTATCCAAAAGTCGAGGATATTCGTAAAATGAAGAAACGGCAGCAG GAAACAGCGGCAGCGTCTGCGGCCAAACGTGCGAAATTGGAGGCTGCGATTGCAATTGAAGAGCCTGAGCAGCAGCCGATGGAAATCGAACCTGTGAAACCTCCTGAATTGATTGAGCTTTCTGAGAATTTTATCGGTGACCGTCTAAGTGTGGAAATTGCCACGGAACTAGTTATGGATAGTATG GCTTGGGTGCCAGATATAATGACGACAGTGTTCCAACGAGAATATCAGCCAACGTCTACAACCGATATAAACGTGCAACGTCAAACTATCGCCAGGTTACTAGCCGCACAGATAAAGCAAGCTAAGGCCAAAAGGGTTAAAAGGGAAACGAAAGAGGAAGATGCAGTGATGGAAGACTTAATAAAAAATCCAACAATCACTGTAGCCGAGGCAAAACGtgaaagaaaacgagaaaaggacagggagaaagagaaagaagcgAAGGCTTCATTGGAGGCGCACGAAAAGTCGcttaaaatggcaaaaaatcgtttaaaaacgCTGAAGCTATCTGAAATTACAAAGCCTCTTCAAAGAGAGGCTAAAGAAAAAATGCTCCTAATGGCTGTAGGCAGAATTCTCGGAGCTGAAAGGATCGCAGTACTCGGTGGAGTGGCACCAGTCAG GTCCAAGATATTGACAACCCTAGCTGCTACATTCAACCCATATATAAGGGAAGCTGTACTCCGCTACATAACTGAAGACATGAGGTCACGGCTTGATTTGGCACTCGGCTGGCTCTACGAGGAGTACGCTTTGCTTCAGGGATTCCAAAGGCGTACGACTCTGACGAGTAAACCGCAGGAAGCTCCTCATCAAGCCTACAACTTTTTACTCTGCACTTTAGTTTCTGCAATCGACTTGGTACCAGGGAAAGATCGAGATGTGTTGTTGTCCCG GTTGTATCTGGAAGCTCCTCTAATCACAGAAGACGCTGTGGAAGCTTTAAAACTGGTCTCATCTGATGAAACGAGAGGGCTCGCACCTTTGGAATTACTTAAGGAAATGGTTATTCGGAGACCGACAAAGCAGCTAGTATTTTTGAACGTATTACTGTGTCATACAGGACATGAAAATAACACT ATTCGTGAAGCAGCGATAGAGTTTGTTGTTCAATTGTACGGCCGACCAGAGCTGGGCAAGTTGATAGAAGAATATGCGGTACTGTATTTAGGTTTcctgcgactaccgaatccaCCTGAAATTGTATTCGGACAGGACAGAGGAAGACCGCAAATCGACGATCAGTGGAGCGAGTCAACCACTCGAGCTTGTTTGGGATTGTATCTAGCATTACTGTCTGAACACCAGGATCTTATTCACGA GCTTGCCAGGGTTTATACCTCAATGGGAGCTGACGTTAAGCGTATTATCCTACGCCTGGTTGAAGGACCAGTGAGACTCTTGGGAATGAGTAGTCCGCAGCTCTTGTCCCTTGTTGAAAACTGTCCAAAAGGGGCGGAAACCCTGGTTACACGAGTTATTCACATCCTTACGGAAAAAT CCGCGCCTAGTGCAGAATTGGTCGCCAAAGTACGTGAACTGTATCAAACAAGAGTGTCCGATGTTAGATTTTTGATACCTGTTCTTAACGGCTTGACCAAGAAAGAAGTTATCGCCGCTCTTCCCAAACTTATTAAGTTGAATCCGATTGTCGTGAAGGag GTATTCAACAGACTCCTTGGAACCCATAATAATGACAGTGGTATACCACATATGTCGCCAATAACTCCGGCGGAACTTCTCATCGCTTTGCATACCATAGATACAAGCAAAGCAGAATTGAAAACAGTCATAAAAG CAACATCTTTATGCTTTGCTGAGAAACAAGTCTATACACAAGAAACGGTGGCAGTAGTGATGCAGCATCTTATGGAAATGACGCCCCTGCCGACGCTTCTGATGCGAACAGTCATTCAAAGTCTAGCTTTGTACCCCAGACTGAGCGGATTTGTGATGAACATTTTAcaacgattaattttgaaacag GTTTGGAAACAGCACAAGGTTTGGGAAGGGTTTGTGAAGTGCTGCGAGCGAACTCAGCCCCAGAGTTTTTCAGTTATCTTACAATTACCGCCTGCCCAATTGGCAGAGGCATTAAAAATGTCTCCGGGATTGAAGGCACCTCTACTCGCACACGTTGAATCGTTTGCCGAGAAtcag AAAGCTCACATTCCACAGTCTATAATGGATGTGATCCAGGGAAAAATGTTGCCTGTAGTTGCCGATGAATTTGACATT gCTCCTCCCGGTGAATACCCCTTAGAACTCAAATCAGAGCCCATGGACACCGACCCTTCGGAACCAGCCCCACCTGGACTGGATTAG